One region of Molothrus aeneus isolate 106 chromosome 1, BPBGC_Maene_1.0, whole genome shotgun sequence genomic DNA includes:
- the GHRHR gene encoding growth hormone-releasing hormone receptor — protein sequence MNSYSLYHCALHTLSLAVLVAGNVHPECDFMVELKKKEAECLEAPQEHGNATSPGCKRTWDKLLCWPEADAGEILALPCPNILFHFMKEPAGMIKRNCTKKGWSDPFPPYHVACPLEDEIPLEEQSYFSTIKIIYTVGYSVSISSLIIAVTVLIAFRRLRCPRNYIHVQLFFTFILKAIAIFIKDAVLFQEEGIDHCSFSTTECKISVVFCHYFMMTNFMWLLVEALYLNCLLLSSLSHGRRYFWWLVLFGWGFPTLFTLIWILTKFYFEDTACWDINQGSPYWWLIKGPIIISVGVNFVLFINIIRILLKKLDPRQINFNNSSQYRRLSRSTLLLIPLFGTHYIVFNFLPEYTSLGVRLYLELCVGSFQGFIVAVLYCFLNQEVQAEIGRRWHRKRYGLVPVWRRTRWTVPSSSGVKMTTSVC from the exons GTTGCTGGGAATGTCCACCCAGAATGTGATTTTATGGTGGAGCTGAAGAAAAAGGAGGCTGAATGTCTGGAGGCCCCACAAGAGCATGGAAATGCAACATCACCAG GTTGCAAGAGAACTTGGGACAAATTGTTGTGCTGGCCAGAGGCAGATGCTGGAGAGATTCTTGCCTTACCATGTCCAAACATCCTCTTTCACTTCATGAAGGAGCCAG ctgggatgaTAAAAAGAAACTGCACAAAAAAGGGCTGGTCTGATCCATTCCCTCCCTACCATGTGGCCTGTCCACTAGAAGATGAGATCCCTCTTGAAGAA CAATCCTACTTTTCTACTATAAAGATCATCTACACTGTGGGATACAGCGTGTCCATCTCCTCCCTCATCATTGCTGTGACAGTTCTGATTGCATTCAG gaGGCTTCGCTGTCCCAGGAATTATATCCATGTACAGCTCTTTTTTACATTCATCTTAAAGGCTATTGCCATTTTCATTAAGGATGCTGTCCTTTTCCAGGAGGAAGGCATTGATCACTGCAGCTTCTCTACA ACTGAATGCAAGATCTCTGTGGTTTTCTGTCACTACTTCATGATGACCAATTTCATGTGGCTGCTGGTGGAGGCTCTCTACCTGAactgcctgctgctctcatcCCTTTCTCATGGAAGAAGATATTTTTGGTGGCTGGTTCTCTTTGGCTGGG GTTTTCCAACACTTTTCACCCTTATATGGATATTGACAAAATTCTACTTTGAAGACACAGC ATGTTGGGATATTAATCAAGGCTCTCCTTATTGGTGGCTAATCAAAGGACCAATAATAATTTCTGTGGGG GTCAATTTTGTCCTATTTATCAACATCATCAGAATTTTGCTGAAAAAACTAGACCCTAGACAAATCAACTTCAATAATTCTTCTCAGTACAG ACGTCTGTCAAGGTCAACTCTGCTTCTGATTCCTTTATTTGGAACCCATTACATTGTCTTCAACTTCCTCCCAGAATATACCAGCCTGGGGGTTCGTCTTTATTTGGAGCTCTGTGTTGGATCTTTTCAG GGGTTTATTGTGGCAGTTCTCTACTGTTTCCTGAACCAAGAG GTGCAAGCGGAAATCGGCCGGAGGTGGCACAGGAAGAGATACGGGCTGGTGCCAGTGTGGAGGAGGACCAGGTGGACTGTgccctccagctctggggtgaaAATGACCACATCTGTGTGCTGA